The proteins below come from a single Chryseobacterium capnotolerans genomic window:
- the sucC gene encoding ADP-forming succinate--CoA ligase subunit beta yields MNLHEYQSKEILSKYGVAIQRGFVANNVDEAVAAAEKLTAETGAQAWVVKAQIHAGGRGKGGGVKFSPNMDKLKENAQNIIGMQLVTPQTSAEGKKVHSVLVAEDVYYPGESETKEFYVSILLDRAEGKNTIVYSTEGGMDIEHVAEVTPHLIHNELIDPAIGLQGFQARKIAFNLGLEGNAFKEFVKFISSLYNAYTGIDASLFEINPVLKTSDNKIIAVDAKVTLDDNSLFRHKDLAELRDTREEDPMDVEAGEAGLNFVKLDGNVACMVNGAGLAMATMDIIKLSGGNPANFLDVGGTADAQRVQTAFGIILRDPNVKAILINIFGGIVRCDRVAQGVVDAYKAMGSLPVPLIVRLQGTNAVEAKKLIDESGLPVHSAITLEEAANKVKEVLA; encoded by the coding sequence ATGAATCTTCACGAGTATCAATCAAAAGAGATTTTATCAAAGTATGGAGTAGCTATCCAACGTGGTTTCGTTGCAAACAACGTAGATGAAGCTGTAGCAGCTGCTGAAAAATTGACTGCTGAAACCGGAGCTCAGGCTTGGGTTGTAAAAGCACAGATTCACGCAGGTGGTCGTGGTAAAGGTGGGGGTGTTAAGTTTTCTCCAAACATGGATAAGCTTAAAGAAAACGCTCAGAATATCATCGGAATGCAGTTGGTAACTCCACAAACTTCTGCTGAAGGTAAAAAAGTACACTCTGTTTTGGTTGCAGAAGATGTTTATTATCCTGGAGAATCTGAAACTAAAGAATTTTATGTTTCTATTCTTTTAGATAGAGCTGAAGGGAAAAATACAATCGTATATTCTACTGAAGGTGGTATGGATATTGAGCATGTTGCAGAAGTAACTCCTCACTTAATCCACAACGAACTTATTGATCCAGCTATCGGTCTTCAAGGATTCCAGGCTAGAAAAATTGCTTTCAACCTAGGTCTTGAAGGAAATGCATTCAAAGAATTTGTGAAATTTATTTCTTCTCTTTACAATGCTTATACAGGTATTGATGCTTCTCTTTTCGAAATCAACCCAGTGTTGAAAACTTCTGATAACAAAATTATCGCTGTAGATGCTAAAGTAACTTTAGATGATAACTCATTGTTCCGTCATAAGGACTTAGCTGAACTTAGAGATACAAGAGAAGAAGATCCAATGGATGTAGAAGCTGGTGAAGCTGGTCTTAACTTCGTAAAATTGGATGGTAACGTTGCTTGTATGGTAAACGGTGCTGGTCTTGCAATGGCAACTATGGATATCATCAAATTATCAGGTGGTAACCCGGCTAACTTCCTTGACGTAGGAGGTACTGCTGATGCTCAGAGAGTACAGACTGCTTTCGGAATCATCTTAAGAGATCCAAACGTAAAAGCAATCTTAATCAACATCTTCGGAGGTATCGTAAGATGTGACAGAGTAGCTCAAGGAGTTGTAGATGCTTACAAAGCTATGGGAAGCCTTCCGGTTCCATTGATCGTAAGATTACAAGGAACTAACGCTGTAGAAGCTAAAAAATTAATTGATGAGTCTGGTCTTCCGGTTCACTCTGCAATTACTTTAGAAGAAGCTGCAAACAAAGTAAAAGAAGTTTTAGCATAA
- a CDS encoding peroxiredoxin, with product MMSIKLGDTAPNFQAESSVGDIHFYNYLGDSWGILFSHPADYTPVCTTELGYTSKLHTEFAQRNTKVIALSVDGVEDHQNWVKDINETQNTEVLFPIIADKDRRISELYDFIHPNASATATVRSLLIIDPAKKVRLIITYPASTGRNFNEILRVLDSLQLVDNYQVATPVNWKYGEDVIVPPTVSTKDAIRKFPKGVTEIKPYLRYTPQPNT from the coding sequence ATTATGTCAATCAAATTAGGAGATACAGCACCCAACTTTCAGGCAGAATCATCTGTAGGTGATATTCATTTTTATAATTATCTGGGAGATTCCTGGGGAATTTTATTCTCACATCCGGCGGATTATACTCCGGTATGCACTACAGAGCTGGGGTATACTTCTAAATTGCACACTGAATTTGCTCAAAGAAATACCAAAGTGATTGCTTTAAGTGTGGATGGGGTAGAGGATCATCAGAATTGGGTAAAAGATATTAACGAAACCCAAAATACAGAAGTACTGTTTCCAATTATAGCAGATAAGGATAGAAGAATTTCCGAACTCTATGATTTTATTCATCCCAATGCCTCCGCTACGGCAACCGTACGCTCTTTATTGATTATTGATCCTGCTAAAAAGGTAAGACTTATTATTACGTATCCTGCCTCTACAGGAAGGAATTTTAATGAAATACTGAGGGTATTGGATTCTTTACAGCTTGTAGATAATTATCAGGTGGCCACACCTGTAAACTGGAAATATGGAGAAGACGTGATCGTTCCACCTACAGTATCTACAAAAGATGCCATCAGGAAATTCCCTAAAGGAGTTACTGAGATAAAGCCGTATTTAAGATATACACCTCAACCCAATACATGA
- a CDS encoding S41 family peptidase, translated as MKIKLFVWIAVVFSCNLWNAQTSCNCNEALQKIILKIESEYPGFDTKTKDKFLYETLKKNTLTSSDNVKNDEACLDVLKSYTDFFKDRHIWVLPNQVSQHVPKLEINTKLLDINLKKFKKDIQKQKDKFEGIWKNEGYEIGVKKINDKEYVGFIIKADPKYWKPNEIKFRLFSDGSYEYYSQDHSIQKGKYTMYDNTLLSFNEIKTIFVKQLPHPALSATEIENKVSEINGTYIKKVSSKTVMIRLQYFSYSFVDSIEKLLKDNKKILEEAEFWIIDVRGNGGGTDNAYRAILPYIMTNSIRKLGVEYLASPTLIQTSENYLKGITKDSIKNKEEIINLKTRIAQLKNSPGEYVNYNQSKVAVDSISLAVKSPAQIVILADNHTGSAAENFLLSAKQSKKVKIMGRPSSGVLDYANAMFFDYGCNNYKLLMPTYRSFRLPDYPIDNIGVQPDIYLDESVKDWVQFAVDYLEN; from the coding sequence ATGAAAATTAAACTTTTTGTGTGGATTGCTGTTGTGTTTTCTTGTAATCTTTGGAATGCGCAGACCTCATGTAATTGTAATGAGGCGTTACAGAAGATAATTTTGAAGATTGAAAGCGAATATCCCGGATTTGATACCAAAACAAAAGATAAGTTTCTGTATGAAACTTTGAAGAAAAATACACTCACTTCTTCTGATAATGTGAAGAATGATGAAGCTTGTTTGGATGTGTTGAAAAGCTATACAGATTTTTTCAAAGACAGACATATCTGGGTTTTACCCAATCAGGTCAGCCAGCACGTCCCAAAACTGGAGATTAATACTAAGCTATTAGATATAAATCTTAAAAAATTCAAAAAAGATATTCAAAAACAAAAAGATAAATTTGAAGGAATTTGGAAAAATGAGGGTTATGAAATTGGCGTCAAAAAAATAAATGATAAAGAATATGTAGGATTTATTATAAAAGCAGACCCAAAATACTGGAAGCCTAACGAAATTAAATTCAGATTATTCTCAGATGGAAGTTATGAATATTATAGCCAGGATCATTCTATACAAAAAGGGAAATATACGATGTATGATAACACACTTTTATCATTTAATGAGATCAAAACCATTTTTGTAAAACAACTCCCTCATCCAGCATTGAGTGCTACAGAAATTGAAAATAAAGTAAGCGAAATCAATGGAACTTATATCAAAAAAGTAAGCTCAAAAACAGTGATGATCAGGCTTCAATATTTTAGTTATTCATTTGTGGATAGTATAGAAAAACTACTGAAAGACAATAAGAAAATTTTGGAGGAAGCAGAGTTTTGGATTATTGATGTAAGAGGGAATGGAGGTGGAACAGATAATGCTTACAGAGCTATTTTACCTTATATTATGACCAATTCTATAAGAAAACTTGGCGTTGAATATTTAGCTTCACCTACATTAATCCAGACTTCGGAAAATTATTTAAAAGGAATAACTAAAGATTCTATTAAAAATAAAGAAGAAATAATCAATTTAAAGACAAGAATTGCCCAGTTAAAAAATAGTCCGGGAGAGTATGTGAATTATAACCAGAGTAAAGTGGCTGTTGATTCAATCTCCTTAGCCGTTAAAAGTCCTGCTCAAATTGTGATTTTAGCAGATAACCATACCGGAAGTGCTGCTGAAAATTTTCTTTTAAGTGCGAAACAAAGCAAAAAAGTTAAAATTATGGGAAGGCCTTCTTCAGGAGTACTGGACTATGCTAATGCTATGTTTTTCGACTATGGATGCAATAATTACAAATTACTGATGCCTACTTACCGATCTTTCAGATTACCGGATTATCCTATTGATAACATCGGAGTTCAGCCAGATATTTATCTTGATGAAAGTGTTAAAGACTGGGTTCAGTTTGCGGTAGACTATTTGGAAAATTAA
- a CDS encoding TonB-dependent siderophore receptor, with translation MKRQLLTLGLLFIAVSASSQLKNAEADTIRTQTIEDINLHKTGNPNQARPLSTKSNLTIMETPQPIAIVTHEIIEQQQAKQLNDVLQNINGMYITSSRGNSQDSFGGRGFILGNDNIFKNGSRINSGVFPEVSGLERVEVLKGANAMLYGNTAAGGIINMITKKPKFNFGGSVGMNAGSWNSYKPTVDVYGPLSKNIAFRVNGTYEYAESFRDVVQSEKYYFNPSFLFNLSEKSQLIVEADYLKNNFTPDFGLGSITEKDQSYRLNDGISRNIFFGTDWQYQNVQQASANVTFNHQFNERWSLNATASYQNYTKDYFSSERVQWGYSSPTATRLSWNRPFGKTYNEQNYTSAQVNINGEFNTGKINHKVLIGSDADYSQADAYAYNVTDPKNTLYLDDPSTWGNIAMPNSTLNTRNRINTRRVGIYAQDFISLTKQLKVIAGLRWSYVENMPTLTTRFILNEKFEVANSSTSDNAFSPKVGLVYAPNENLSVFATYTNSFASNAGYTSDQFGTVNTNQSIPQIQNQLATLSRQSIKPSTVDQYEIGVKKNFWNNALAVNLTAYQIMYNNYYQTYWFIPTTTPNAVPVNSTDTNLKEFAGNMRSRGVELDITGNPTENLSIIGGFSYNNSVYLDTPEKGYVEKQRLVRTPATTANASVFYKFTNYVKGLKVGAGIYYIGDRIAGWNDSKSTNTSRNNVSRMFDLKDYTTVSVSVGYEWQKFSIQGRVGNLFDVVNYNVHENYSVNPITPRNYYFTLTYKL, from the coding sequence ATGAAAAGACAACTACTTACTTTAGGTCTTCTATTTATCGCTGTTTCAGCAAGTTCACAGCTGAAAAATGCTGAAGCAGATACTATTAGAACCCAAACTATTGAGGATATTAATCTTCACAAAACAGGAAATCCAAACCAGGCAAGGCCACTTTCTACAAAGTCGAACCTGACGATAATGGAGACCCCTCAGCCAATTGCTATCGTGACTCACGAAATCATTGAACAGCAACAGGCAAAACAATTGAATGATGTTCTTCAGAATATAAACGGGATGTATATCACTTCATCCAGAGGAAACTCTCAGGATAGCTTTGGCGGACGTGGTTTTATTTTAGGAAATGATAATATTTTCAAAAATGGGTCAAGAATAAATAGCGGCGTTTTTCCTGAAGTAAGCGGTCTGGAAAGAGTAGAAGTTTTAAAAGGGGCCAACGCAATGCTTTATGGAAATACGGCTGCCGGAGGTATTATCAACATGATTACAAAAAAACCAAAATTCAATTTTGGAGGAAGCGTAGGAATGAATGCAGGAAGCTGGAATTCTTACAAACCAACAGTTGATGTTTACGGGCCATTATCTAAAAATATTGCTTTCAGAGTAAACGGAACTTATGAATATGCTGAAAGTTTCAGAGATGTTGTACAATCTGAAAAATATTACTTCAATCCTTCATTTTTATTTAATTTAAGTGAAAAGTCTCAATTAATTGTTGAGGCAGATTATCTTAAAAATAATTTCACTCCGGATTTCGGACTTGGATCTATTACTGAAAAAGATCAAAGCTATAGATTAAATGATGGTATTTCCAGAAACATTTTCTTCGGAACTGACTGGCAGTATCAAAATGTACAGCAAGCTTCTGCGAATGTAACTTTTAATCATCAATTTAACGAAAGATGGTCTTTAAATGCTACCGCTTCTTACCAAAACTACACGAAAGATTATTTTTCTTCTGAAAGAGTACAATGGGGTTATAGCTCACCTACCGCAACAAGACTTTCATGGAACAGACCTTTTGGTAAAACATACAACGAACAAAACTATACTTCTGCACAAGTAAACATTAATGGTGAATTCAATACCGGGAAAATCAACCATAAGGTATTAATTGGTTCAGATGCAGATTATAGCCAGGCGGATGCGTATGCTTATAATGTTACAGATCCAAAAAACACCCTATATTTAGATGATCCATCAACATGGGGAAATATTGCCATGCCAAATTCTACTCTTAATACAAGAAACAGAATCAATACAAGAAGAGTTGGGATCTATGCTCAGGATTTTATCAGCTTAACAAAACAACTAAAAGTAATTGCCGGATTAAGATGGTCTTATGTAGAGAATATGCCTACGCTGACTACTCGTTTTATATTAAATGAAAAATTCGAAGTAGCCAATTCCTCAACGTCTGACAATGCATTTTCTCCTAAAGTAGGATTGGTTTATGCTCCCAATGAAAACCTTTCGGTATTTGCAACTTATACGAATTCGTTTGCTTCCAATGCCGGATATACTTCGGATCAATTTGGAACAGTAAACACCAATCAGTCTATTCCGCAAATTCAAAATCAATTAGCGACTTTATCAAGACAAAGCATAAAACCATCAACCGTTGATCAATATGAAATTGGTGTTAAAAAGAATTTCTGGAATAATGCTTTAGCGGTTAACCTAACCGCTTACCAGATCATGTACAACAATTATTATCAAACATACTGGTTCATTCCTACAACTACTCCCAATGCAGTACCAGTAAATTCAACAGATACCAATCTTAAAGAATTTGCAGGAAATATGAGAAGTCGTGGTGTGGAATTAGATATTACCGGAAATCCTACTGAAAACTTATCTATTATCGGTGGTTTTTCTTATAACAATTCCGTTTACCTAGACACCCCTGAAAAAGGATATGTTGAAAAACAAAGATTGGTAAGAACCCCAGCTACGACAGCGAATGCTTCCGTTTTCTATAAATTCACAAACTATGTAAAAGGTTTAAAAGTTGGCGCTGGAATCTACTATATTGGAGACAGAATCGCTGGGTGGAATGATTCAAAATCTACAAATACAAGTAGAAACAACGTAAGTAGAATGTTTGATCTAAAGGACTACACGACGGTTTCTGTATCAGTGGGCTATGAATGGCAAAAATTCTCAATCCAAGGAAGAGTGGGTAACCTGTTTGATGTTGTAAACTACAATGTTCATGAGAACTATTCAGTAAACCCTATTACTCCAAGAAATTATTATTTTACGCTAACATATAAGCTGTAG
- a CDS encoding hydroxymethylglutaryl-CoA reductase, degradative produces the protein MNHKPIEGFSKLPKQGKIDWLVNEYLEGNQEYQNILKQYWNEDPDLQKLHEEFSENTISNFYMPYGIAPNFLIDGKLLALPMAVEESSVVAAASKAAKFWIDKGGFKTTIINTEKLGHTHFIFNVEPHKLLHFFNFSLKKKLLESTEEITANMRRRGGGILNISLVDKTAEMPNYYQLKASFDTVDSMGANFINSCLEQFGRTLRQEVATSEDFTQEEKNSLQIVMNILSNFTPDCVVRAEVSCKMEDLKDDSGISPEEFAAKFKQAVTIAEIEPYRATTHNKGVMNGVDAVVIATGNDFRATEACAHAYAARDGQYRSLTHCTTDNGVFRFWIDLPISVGVVGGLTNLHPLVKFSLALLGKPSAQELMSILAVSGLAQNFGALRSLVTTGIQKGHMKMHLLNILNQLGATEEEKQHFVAYFKDKTVSHHEVINEFNRMRGN, from the coding sequence ATGAATCATAAACCGATCGAAGGGTTTTCCAAGCTTCCAAAGCAAGGGAAAATCGACTGGCTTGTAAACGAATATCTTGAAGGTAACCAGGAATATCAAAATATATTAAAACAATACTGGAATGAAGATCCGGATCTTCAGAAACTTCACGAAGAATTTTCTGAAAATACAATTTCAAATTTCTATATGCCGTACGGAATTGCTCCGAACTTTTTAATTGACGGAAAACTATTGGCATTACCAATGGCTGTTGAAGAAAGTTCAGTAGTAGCAGCAGCTTCCAAGGCAGCAAAATTCTGGATTGATAAAGGAGGTTTTAAAACAACCATCATCAATACAGAGAAATTGGGACATACTCACTTTATATTTAATGTAGAACCCCATAAATTATTACACTTCTTTAATTTCAGTTTAAAGAAAAAATTACTTGAATCTACAGAAGAGATCACTGCCAACATGAGAAGACGTGGAGGTGGTATTCTGAACATCAGTCTAGTGGATAAAACTGCAGAAATGCCAAATTATTACCAGTTAAAGGCGAGCTTTGATACAGTAGATTCAATGGGAGCCAATTTTATTAATTCATGTCTTGAGCAGTTTGGAAGAACATTGAGACAGGAAGTAGCAACCAGTGAAGATTTCACCCAGGAAGAAAAGAATTCATTACAGATCGTGATGAATATTCTTTCCAATTTTACGCCTGATTGTGTTGTAAGAGCTGAGGTTTCATGTAAAATGGAAGATTTAAAAGATGACAGCGGAATTTCTCCTGAAGAATTTGCTGCTAAATTTAAACAGGCCGTTACTATTGCTGAAATTGAACCTTACCGCGCTACAACTCATAATAAAGGAGTAATGAATGGAGTAGATGCTGTAGTAATTGCCACAGGAAATGACTTCAGAGCAACAGAGGCTTGTGCTCATGCCTACGCTGCAAGGGATGGACAATACAGATCTTTGACCCACTGTACAACAGATAATGGAGTTTTCAGATTCTGGATAGATCTTCCGATTTCCGTAGGAGTAGTAGGAGGTTTAACGAACCTTCATCCTCTGGTAAAATTCTCTTTAGCATTACTTGGAAAACCATCTGCTCAGGAATTGATGAGTATTTTGGCTGTTTCAGGACTAGCTCAAAACTTTGGAGCATTGCGTTCTTTGGTAACCACAGGTATTCAAAAAGGCCATATGAAAATGCACTTACTGAACATTCTGAACCAACTGGGAGCTACAGAAGAAGAAAAACAACATTTTGTAGCGTACTTCAAAGATAAGACGGTGAGTCATCATGAGGTAATTAATGAGTTTAACCGTATGAGAGGAAACTAA
- a CDS encoding mechanosensitive ion channel family protein, with protein sequence MEKTGLTYIDMVYRVLQNWYVTFAELTPKLIVGILVFTFFLITSKYLSQIAVKLFHKFFPKSQKESSLVTLISVFRFLIMLMGTFISLEIMGFSGFLWKFIGSLGVAGVIAGVALKDLVSSIFSGMLIGIDKAFKVGDYITIGAHSGTVQEIGFLTTKILTDDGKKAYIPNQVVFNAPFYNITASPQRRIILNFEIPADEDISKAQKSILEVVKNLDNVDKLDTAEVIFTDLKQGSFNLQVKFWIKIGANLAQVRSKAYLNIKERFDIDQIQLVTPTSISITSGENNLPESQDK encoded by the coding sequence ATGGAGAAAACCGGACTCACCTACATAGACATGGTGTATAGGGTATTGCAAAATTGGTATGTAACGTTCGCAGAACTTACTCCTAAACTGATTGTCGGCATTTTAGTATTTACATTCTTCCTTATTACAAGTAAATACCTGAGCCAGATTGCCGTAAAATTATTTCATAAGTTCTTTCCCAAAAGCCAGAAAGAAAGTTCACTGGTTACTTTAATCAGTGTATTCAGATTTCTGATTATGCTGATGGGTACCTTTATTTCTCTGGAAATTATGGGCTTTAGTGGTTTTCTGTGGAAGTTTATCGGAAGTTTGGGAGTAGCCGGGGTGATTGCCGGGGTGGCTTTGAAAGATCTTGTTTCAAGTATCTTTTCAGGAATGCTTATTGGTATTGATAAAGCTTTTAAAGTTGGCGATTATATCACTATCGGAGCCCATTCAGGCACTGTACAGGAGATTGGATTTTTAACGACCAAAATCCTTACAGACGATGGAAAGAAGGCCTATATTCCCAATCAGGTTGTTTTTAATGCTCCGTTTTATAATATTACAGCTTCCCCTCAACGAAGAATTATTTTAAATTTTGAAATTCCTGCTGATGAAGATATCAGTAAGGCTCAAAAAAGCATTCTTGAAGTCGTTAAAAATCTTGATAATGTAGATAAATTAGATACTGCGGAAGTTATTTTTACCGACCTGAAGCAGGGCTCATTCAATCTTCAGGTTAAGTTTTGGATCAAAATAGGTGCAAACCTGGCACAAGTGAGAAGCAAGGCTTATTTAAATATTAAGGAACGATTTGATATTGATCAAATTCAGTTGGTGACTCCTACAAGTATAAGTATTACCAGTGGAGAAAACAATTTACCGGAAAGCCAGGATAAATAA
- a CDS encoding outer membrane beta-barrel protein, producing MKKLILTGVLAVAGLTATANAQIQKGNWMVGGNLAGANFGLNKGGGYDFNIQPKGAYFIEDNIALGGYVDLGFKGAKDAPTTFTYNVGALGRYYLNPGEQGVNNLLHHGRWFLEGNLGVGGTSISKGGSSSNGLNFGFGPGYSYFITPNIGLEGLVKYDANAGFGSGGYTNKITFGLGFQIYLPTSKGKQIINDVK from the coding sequence ATGAAAAAACTTATTTTAACAGGAGTATTAGCCGTAGCAGGATTAACAGCAACTGCAAACGCTCAGATTCAAAAAGGTAATTGGATGGTAGGGGGTAACCTTGCAGGAGCCAACTTCGGATTAAACAAAGGAGGTGGTTATGACTTTAATATTCAACCGAAAGGAGCTTATTTCATTGAAGATAATATTGCATTAGGGGGATATGTGGATTTAGGTTTCAAAGGAGCTAAAGATGCACCAACTACTTTTACATATAATGTTGGAGCATTAGGACGTTATTATCTTAACCCGGGAGAGCAGGGAGTAAACAATTTACTACACCATGGAAGATGGTTCTTGGAAGGTAATTTAGGTGTAGGAGGAACATCTATCTCTAAAGGAGGTTCTTCTTCTAATGGTCTTAACTTTGGATTTGGTCCTGGTTATTCATACTTCATTACACCAAACATTGGTTTAGAAGGTTTAGTTAAATATGATGCGAATGCTGGATTCGGAAGCGGTGGATACACAAACAAAATTACTTTTGGTTTAGGATTCCAGATTTACCTTCCAACTTCAAAAGGTAAGCAAATCATCAACGACGTTAAGTAA
- a CDS encoding putative DNA modification/repair radical SAM protein yields the protein MNFDRLKEKLEILADAAKYDVSCSSSGGTRKNKKGALGDSSVSGICHTYTEDGRCVSLLKILLTNHCIYDCAYCVSRSSNDIKRAAFTVEEVVDVTINFYRRNYIEGLFLSSGIFKNADTTMERLVRVAKKLRLEENFNGYIHLKSIPGASDELMQEAALYADRLSINLEIPTESGLKLLAPEKNREDMINPMRYIQKGIIQYQDEKKILKKVPKFAPAGQSTQMIVGATNENDLQIIKVADHFYKNFNLKRVYYSGYVPVLEDNRLPSLTTEVPMLRENRLYQSDWLMRFYGFKAEEILDPNIPFLDLEMDPKLSWALRHLDQFPVNIQTADYRMILRIPGIGVKSAQKIISARRFQMLTLDHLKQLGAAVNRAKYFIDFNAGNAYLKYLTDKNFRQLLIGGSSSKFHHQFSQQLSLF from the coding sequence ATGAATTTTGACCGTCTTAAAGAAAAACTTGAAATCCTTGCTGATGCTGCAAAGTATGATGTTTCATGCTCATCCAGCGGAGGAACAAGAAAGAATAAAAAAGGGGCTTTGGGGGACAGTTCTGTAAGCGGAATTTGTCATACCTATACGGAAGATGGCAGATGTGTCTCTTTACTCAAAATTTTATTGACCAATCATTGTATTTATGATTGTGCTTATTGTGTTTCCAGAAGTTCCAATGATATAAAAAGGGCTGCCTTTACAGTAGAGGAAGTTGTAGACGTAACAATTAATTTTTACCGTAGGAATTATATTGAAGGATTATTTCTAAGCTCCGGAATTTTCAAAAATGCAGATACAACCATGGAAAGACTTGTTCGGGTTGCCAAAAAACTGCGTCTGGAAGAGAATTTCAACGGATATATTCATTTAAAATCTATCCCAGGAGCTAGTGATGAACTCATGCAGGAAGCCGCATTATATGCAGACAGACTTTCCATAAATCTGGAAATCCCAACTGAAAGCGGCTTAAAACTATTAGCCCCAGAAAAGAATCGTGAGGATATGATTAATCCTATGAGATATATTCAAAAAGGGATTATCCAATATCAGGACGAGAAAAAGATTTTAAAGAAAGTTCCCAAGTTTGCCCCTGCAGGGCAATCCACTCAAATGATTGTAGGAGCCACTAACGAAAATGACCTGCAAATTATCAAAGTTGCAGATCATTTTTATAAAAATTTCAACCTGAAAAGGGTGTATTATTCAGGCTATGTTCCGGTTTTAGAAGACAACAGACTTCCTTCTCTTACGACTGAAGTTCCGATGCTTCGTGAAAACAGATTGTATCAGTCGGATTGGCTGATGCGATTTTATGGCTTTAAAGCTGAAGAGATTTTAGATCCCAATATTCCTTTCCTTGATTTAGAAATGGATCCAAAACTAAGCTGGGCATTAAGGCATCTGGATCAGTTTCCTGTAAATATTCAGACTGCCGATTACCGGATGATTTTAAGAATTCCCGGAATTGGAGTCAAATCTGCTCAAAAGATCATCAGCGCAAGACGTTTTCAGATGTTAACACTGGATCATTTGAAGCAATTGGGAGCAGCTGTGAACAGAGCTAAATATTTTATTGACTTCAATGCCGGTAATGCCTATCTGAAATATTTAACGGATAAAAACTTCAGACAACTATTGATTGGTGGAAGTTCTTCTAAATTTCATCATCAATTTTCACAGCAGCTGAGTTTATTTTAA
- a CDS encoding DUF423 domain-containing protein has translation MKTITLVFGAVYGMVSVILGAFGAHALKKILSVERLESFETGVRYQMYAAFFLLIIGYILKFETSAERWTSILMIAGTLLFSVSIYFLSMQDYLGMNLKFLGPITPLGGLMMILSWGMLILYFAKNKI, from the coding sequence ATGAAAACAATTACTTTAGTTTTTGGAGCGGTTTACGGAATGGTATCTGTAATCCTTGGTGCATTCGGAGCCCATGCTTTAAAGAAAATATTATCGGTGGAAAGGCTTGAAAGTTTTGAAACAGGAGTAAGGTACCAGATGTATGCAGCTTTTTTCCTGCTGATCATCGGATATATTTTAAAATTTGAAACTTCTGCTGAAAGATGGACGTCCATTTTAATGATTGCAGGTACACTTTTATTCTCAGTAAGTATTTACTTCCTGAGCATGCAGGATTATCTGGGAATGAATCTTAAATTCTTAGGGCCTATTACTCCGCTTGGAGGGCTGATGATGATCTTAAGCTGGGGAATGCTGATTCTTTATTTTGCTAAAAATAAAATTTAA